A single window of Acidobacteriota bacterium DNA harbors:
- the lptC gene encoding LPS export ABC transporter periplasmic protein LptC, whose translation MSRFARLARAAVLAVGAAFALLVVLSYRKPGARTEGAKDPVAETLLAEANGARDRMRFRDFQYDETRESEGRYRVTASEAVRFDDQGNRLFRLKDVLFESRESRDGRTVAIRAPRAELAEGSKAFRIFDGVEVAGEEMRVTGESFRYDPARRLLASDGPVDATRGGLVASANAGSVDTRDGVLVLDGDARLRGRGDEGRPVELRAPRVLVGRNGRLEASGGAVLKTDRFVLRGATFVREATPEGSHLRATTDARLFVPPDRGQPPAALAVAGDVLDLALDVQGRPAAFEASAAGAARLDLAPAETSGARRAEAPRFSGRFENGRLAELNVPEDLRTAESARAGGPPGSGLRTFAAGFARLTFGPGLALETGTFEKNVVAADGTRASVKAPHATLRGRDETAVFSGEPGAPADYRDERGTIRAKTLSWSRRDERVDAAGDVKATYAGGGDRRVGLLGSESTAPFFTESDTLRLSGRTSKVLLTGSVRAWQNENVLRCGTLELDDKEKTLRAEQNVRAFFRRETAPAKGKAGKAAAPAGSETVNAASDVLTHREADRFVRLEGHATITSGPWTMNADVTDIRLSETRAIEYAEARGAVVVEDRAEHRRGEGSKAVWRPLTEAVTLEGSPATALDGRGNKSTGAALTFRQGRSQVDVETGGKVPTETVLRPEGS comes from the coding sequence GTGAGCCGTTTCGCGCGCCTCGCGCGCGCGGCGGTCCTGGCGGTGGGGGCGGCGTTCGCCCTGCTCGTCGTCCTCTCTTACCGCAAGCCGGGGGCCCGCACGGAGGGAGCGAAAGACCCGGTGGCCGAGACGCTCCTCGCGGAGGCGAACGGCGCCCGCGACCGCATGCGCTTCCGCGATTTCCAGTACGACGAGACGCGCGAGTCCGAGGGGCGCTACCGCGTCACCGCCTCCGAGGCGGTTCGCTTCGACGACCAGGGCAACCGCCTGTTCCGCCTCAAGGACGTCCTGTTCGAATCTCGCGAGTCGCGGGACGGGCGCACGGTCGCGATCCGCGCGCCGCGCGCCGAGCTCGCGGAGGGTTCGAAGGCTTTCCGGATCTTCGACGGCGTCGAGGTGGCGGGGGAGGAGATGCGCGTCACCGGGGAGTCCTTCCGGTACGACCCGGCCCGGCGTCTGCTCGCGTCGGACGGGCCCGTCGACGCGACCCGCGGCGGCCTCGTCGCGAGCGCGAACGCGGGCTCCGTGGACACGCGCGACGGCGTCCTCGTCCTCGACGGCGACGCGAGGCTGCGGGGTCGCGGGGACGAGGGCCGGCCCGTCGAGCTGCGCGCCCCTCGCGTCCTCGTGGGCCGCAACGGCCGGCTCGAGGCGAGCGGCGGCGCGGTCCTGAAAACGGACCGGTTCGTCCTCCGGGGAGCGACCTTCGTCCGGGAAGCCACGCCCGAGGGCAGCCACCTCCGGGCGACGACGGACGCCCGGCTCTTCGTGCCGCCGGATCGCGGCCAGCCGCCGGCCGCCCTGGCGGTCGCCGGCGACGTCCTCGACCTGGCGCTCGACGTACAGGGCCGGCCTGCTGCCTTCGAGGCGAGCGCGGCCGGAGCCGCCCGGCTGGACCTCGCTCCCGCCGAGACGTCCGGCGCGCGCCGCGCCGAGGCGCCCCGCTTCTCGGGCCGCTTCGAAAACGGCCGCCTCGCCGAGCTGAACGTGCCCGAGGACCTGCGCACCGCCGAGTCGGCCCGCGCCGGCGGCCCTCCGGGCTCGGGCCTCCGCACGTTCGCGGCCGGCTTCGCGCGCCTCACGTTCGGCCCCGGCCTCGCGCTCGAGACGGGCACGTTCGAGAAGAACGTCGTCGCGGCGGACGGCACGCGGGCCTCGGTCAAGGCCCCTCACGCGACCTTGCGCGGCCGCGACGAGACGGCTGTCTTTTCCGGGGAACCCGGCGCCCCGGCCGACTACCGTGACGAACGCGGGACGATCCGCGCGAAGACGCTCTCGTGGAGCCGCCGGGATGAGCGCGTGGACGCGGCCGGCGACGTGAAGGCCACGTACGCGGGCGGCGGGGATCGGCGCGTCGGTCTCCTCGGCAGCGAGAGCACGGCGCCGTTCTTCACGGAGTCCGACACGCTCCGGCTCTCGGGCCGGACGTCGAAAGTCCTGCTGACGGGATCGGTTCGCGCGTGGCAGAACGAGAACGTTCTGCGCTGCGGGACGCTGGAGCTGGACGACAAGGAGAAGACCCTGCGCGCCGAACAGAACGTCCGCGCGTTCTTCCGCCGGGAGACGGCGCCGGCGAAAGGGAAGGCGGGGAAGGCCGCGGCGCCCGCGGGATCCGAAACGGTGAACGCCGCGAGCGACGTCCTGACCCACCGGGAGGCCGACCGGTTCGTCCGGCTGGAAGGTCATGCGACGATCACGTCCGGGCCCTGGACCATGAACGCCGACGTGACCGACATCCGCCTGAGCGAGACGCGCGCCATCGAGTACGCCGAGGCGCGGGGCGCCGTCGTCGTCGAGGACCGCGCCGAGCATCGCCGCGGAGAGGGCTCGAAGGCGGTCTGGCGCCCGCTGACGGAGGCCGTGACGCTCGAGGGCTCGCCGGCGACCGCGCTGGACGGGCGCGGCAACAAGTCCACCGGCGCCGCGCTCACGTTCCGGCAGGGGCGCTCGCAGGTGGACGTCGAGACGGGCGGCAAGGTCCCGACCGAGACCGTCCTGAGGCCGGAGGGATCGTGA
- the lptB gene encoding LPS export ABC transporter ATP-binding protein — protein sequence MSDGKPLLEGRGLRKVYRGRTVVNDVSVRVEAGEVVGLLGPNGAGKTTTFSMTVGLVTPDAGAVLLDGEDVTTLPMFRRARRGLGYLPQEPSIFRRMTAVENLLAILETLPGSRAGREETAHGLLDRFKLSHLAHSVADTLSGGERRRLEIARALTLSPRFILLDEPFAGIDPITVLDLQQVIRDLATAGIGILITDHNVRDTLAIVNRGYIIHSGTIFRTGSPETLSADPEVRRVYLGESFRLD from the coding sequence GTGAGCGACGGCAAGCCGCTGCTCGAAGGGCGGGGCCTGCGCAAGGTCTACCGCGGCCGCACGGTCGTCAACGACGTCAGCGTCCGCGTGGAGGCCGGCGAGGTCGTCGGCCTTCTCGGGCCGAACGGCGCGGGCAAGACGACGACGTTCTCCATGACGGTCGGGCTCGTGACGCCCGACGCGGGCGCGGTCCTCCTCGACGGCGAAGACGTCACGACGCTCCCGATGTTCCGCCGGGCGCGCCGCGGCCTCGGGTACCTTCCGCAGGAGCCGTCGATCTTCCGCCGCATGACGGCGGTCGAGAACCTTCTGGCCATCCTCGAGACGCTCCCCGGCAGCCGGGCCGGGCGCGAGGAGACGGCGCACGGCCTTCTCGACCGCTTCAAACTTTCGCACCTCGCGCACTCCGTCGCGGACACGCTCTCGGGCGGCGAGCGGCGGCGCCTCGAGATCGCGCGCGCCCTCACGCTCTCGCCGCGCTTCATCCTCCTCGACGAGCCGTTCGCCGGCATCGACCCGATCACCGTGCTCGACCTCCAGCAGGTCATCCGGGACCTCGCGACGGCGGGGATCGGGATCCTGATCACGGACCACAACGTCCGCGACACGCTCGCGATCGTCAATCGCGGCTACATCATCCATTCCGGGACCATCTTCCGGACGGGATCGCCCGAGACCCTCTCGGCCGACCCGGAGGTCCGGCGGGTCTACCTGGGCGAGAGTTTCCGGCTGGACTGA
- the rpoN gene encoding RNA polymerase factor sigma-54 — protein sequence MTPTLQQAIKLLQMTRLELQDVVNQELVSNPVLDEEDPGDGSTPDEEPGAAETREMDLSSSAEAPDAALEAAVADDREFAAAATDADARAESAEALPAPTSDVSAPEPVVDSSTGATDDPFSDLELEAYFGDYMEGTATAPRMSEEAEEFSLENRPESPPGLEPHLTEQLGVSDAPPDVREACGFLIGNVDPDGCLRVTLEEVSLAVPCPLETAEKALALLQSFDPVGVGGRSLAEILLLQARAANVATPLLVELVTQRFAELGSKPPALLARQMGVPVENIQQALEWIRKLDPKPGRRYDSTRTIYVEPDVAVVKVEDDYIVVFNDDGLPRLKVSALYRRMLLSRDGNLDGEGKSYLREKMRAAQWLLKSLDQRKRTIVRVAESIVKKQRDFLDWGVAHLKPLVLRDVAEDIGMHESTVSRVVSNKWMATPRGLVPMKFFFHSAIASTAGEDVSSLAVKNKIRGLIEAEDAAHPLSDARLAELLAHEGIQIARRTVAKYREELRIPPSSIRRTGETSPAPAPPEIADEPAETPGEPSEQEEP from the coding sequence ATGACGCCGACGCTGCAGCAGGCCATCAAGCTGCTGCAGATGACGCGCCTGGAGCTCCAGGACGTGGTGAACCAGGAGCTCGTCTCGAACCCCGTCCTCGACGAGGAAGACCCCGGGGACGGGTCGACTCCCGACGAGGAGCCGGGCGCCGCCGAGACCCGCGAGATGGATCTCTCCTCCTCGGCCGAGGCGCCCGACGCGGCCCTCGAGGCCGCCGTCGCCGACGACCGGGAGTTCGCCGCGGCGGCGACCGACGCCGACGCCCGTGCCGAGTCCGCCGAGGCGCTGCCTGCGCCGACGTCCGACGTCTCCGCCCCGGAACCGGTGGTCGACTCGTCCACGGGCGCCACGGACGATCCGTTCTCCGACCTCGAGCTCGAGGCGTACTTCGGCGACTACATGGAAGGCACGGCGACGGCGCCGCGCATGAGCGAGGAGGCCGAGGAGTTCTCGCTCGAGAACCGGCCCGAGTCGCCGCCCGGTCTCGAGCCCCACCTGACGGAGCAGCTCGGCGTTTCGGACGCGCCGCCCGACGTGCGCGAGGCCTGCGGATTCCTGATCGGCAACGTGGACCCCGACGGCTGTCTGCGCGTGACGCTCGAGGAGGTCTCCCTGGCGGTCCCGTGCCCTCTCGAGACGGCGGAAAAGGCGCTCGCGCTGCTCCAGTCGTTCGACCCCGTCGGCGTCGGCGGACGCAGCCTCGCCGAGATCCTCCTCCTGCAGGCGCGGGCCGCGAACGTCGCGACGCCGCTCCTCGTCGAGCTCGTCACCCAGCGCTTCGCCGAGCTGGGTTCGAAGCCCCCGGCCCTCCTCGCGCGCCAGATGGGCGTGCCCGTGGAGAACATCCAGCAGGCCCTCGAGTGGATCCGCAAGCTGGACCCGAAGCCCGGCCGCCGCTACGACTCGACTCGCACGATCTACGTCGAGCCCGACGTGGCCGTCGTGAAGGTCGAGGACGACTACATCGTCGTGTTCAACGACGACGGGCTGCCGCGCCTGAAGGTGTCGGCGCTCTACCGGCGGATGCTCCTCTCGCGCGACGGGAATCTCGACGGCGAGGGGAAGAGCTACCTGCGCGAGAAGATGCGCGCCGCCCAGTGGCTCCTCAAGAGCCTCGACCAGAGGAAGCGCACGATCGTGCGGGTCGCCGAGTCGATCGTGAAGAAGCAGCGCGACTTCCTCGACTGGGGCGTGGCGCACCTCAAGCCGCTCGTCCTCCGCGACGTGGCCGAGGACATCGGGATGCACGAGAGCACCGTCTCCCGCGTCGTCTCCAACAAGTGGATGGCGACGCCGCGCGGCCTCGTGCCGATGAAGTTCTTCTTCCACTCGGCGATCGCCTCGACGGCGGGAGAGGACGTCTCGTCCCTCGCGGTGAAGAACAAGATCCGCGGCCTCATCGAGGCCGAGGACGCCGCCCATCCGCTCTCGGACGCCCGGCTCGCCGAGCTGCTCGCTCACGAGGGAATCCAGATCGCCCGCCGGACGGTCGCGAAGTACCGCGAGGAGCTCCGAATTCCGCCAAGCTCGATCCGCCGCACGGGCGAAACGTCGCCGGCGCCGGCGCCTCCCGAGATCGCGGACGAGCCCGCGGAGACCCCAGGGGAGCCTTCCGAACAGGAGGAGCCATGA
- a CDS encoding HPF/RaiA family ribosome-associated protein, whose product MRTTFIARNIRIHSGVREEVETKLSRLERVLPPRAQVRVVVTAGKKDVEVEVTVADKTRTITAAARGADQRTAAQAAMEKLAGQVRKTKSILKESKKHRPSGVRGAEPWTAPTPEPAPRAVPGPKRETVSPRAMFEEDALTHFAASKREFMVFRDAGSGHQIRFLYRRRDGGFHLVVPE is encoded by the coding sequence ATGAGGACCACCTTCATCGCGCGCAACATCCGAATCCACTCCGGGGTCCGCGAAGAGGTCGAGACGAAGCTCTCCCGGCTCGAGCGGGTGCTCCCGCCTCGCGCCCAGGTGCGGGTCGTGGTGACCGCCGGCAAGAAGGACGTCGAGGTCGAGGTGACCGTCGCGGACAAGACCCGCACGATCACGGCGGCCGCGCGCGGCGCCGACCAGCGCACGGCCGCGCAGGCCGCAATGGAGAAGCTTGCAGGCCAGGTCCGCAAGACGAAGTCGATCCTGAAGGAGTCCAAGAAGCACCGCCCGTCGGGCGTCCGTGGCGCCGAGCCCTGGACCGCTCCCACGCCGGAGCCCGCGCCGCGGGCGGTTCCCGGTCCCAAGCGCGAGACCGTGAGTCCAAGGGCGATGTTCGAGGAGGACGCCCTCACGCACTTCGCGGCCTCGAAGCGCGAGTTCATGGTGTTCCGCGACGCGGGATCCGGGCATCAGATCCGGTTCCTCTACCGGCGGCGCGACGGGGGTTTCCACCTCGTCGTGCCCGAATAG
- the hprK gene encoding HPr(Ser) kinase/phosphatase, producing MRDPSELRAPLVRSIDLRSPVLASLNLKLVAGHQGLQRPIDWPRVQKPGLAIAGFLDYVKENRVQILGASEFNYLKTLPPSVVRERLDAFTKLPLSAVVVTKGIHPGPVLTGLCRRRHIPLFTTERLTSVVIEGLTAFLEESLAPRATLHGVLMEVGGLGTLLLGDSGVGKSECALSLVQRGHRLVADDLVVVQRFPNDVLIGSSSGLIRHHMELRGLGIVNVPMLFGVAAVLERHTVEFVIQLQDWNEQTEVDRLGLDEEFEEILGVQVPRVRMPVATGRDVALLVEIAARNQLLKRRGFNAAREIAQKVHDEIVRKAAADHVGRRAKRKLTARERER from the coding sequence GTGCGCGACCCGTCCGAGCTGCGGGCGCCTCTCGTCCGGTCCATCGACCTCAGATCGCCGGTCCTCGCGTCCCTGAACCTCAAGCTCGTCGCGGGCCACCAGGGCCTTCAGCGCCCCATCGACTGGCCGCGCGTCCAGAAGCCCGGGCTCGCGATCGCGGGCTTCCTCGACTACGTGAAGGAAAACCGCGTCCAGATCCTCGGCGCGTCCGAGTTCAACTATCTCAAGACGCTGCCGCCCTCGGTCGTGCGCGAAAGGCTCGACGCGTTCACGAAGCTTCCGCTCTCGGCCGTCGTCGTCACGAAGGGGATCCACCCCGGCCCCGTCCTCACGGGTCTCTGCCGCCGCCGCCACATCCCGCTCTTCACGACCGAGCGGCTCACGAGCGTCGTCATCGAGGGCCTCACGGCGTTCCTCGAGGAGTCTCTCGCGCCGCGCGCGACCCTGCACGGTGTCCTCATGGAGGTCGGCGGACTCGGGACGCTTCTCCTCGGCGACTCCGGCGTCGGCAAGAGCGAGTGCGCGCTCTCTCTCGTCCAGCGCGGCCACCGCCTCGTCGCGGACGACCTCGTCGTCGTCCAGCGCTTCCCGAACGACGTCCTGATCGGCTCGTCGTCCGGCCTCATCCGGCACCACATGGAGCTGCGCGGCCTCGGCATCGTGAACGTGCCGATGCTCTTTGGCGTCGCGGCCGTCCTCGAGCGCCACACCGTCGAATTCGTCATCCAGCTCCAGGACTGGAACGAGCAGACCGAGGTCGACCGCCTCGGCCTCGACGAGGAGTTCGAGGAGATCCTCGGCGTCCAGGTGCCCCGGGTGAGGATGCCCGTCGCGACGGGCCGCGACGTCGCGCTCCTCGTCGAGATCGCGGCTCGCAACCAGCTCCTGAAGCGCCGCGGGTTCAACGCGGCCCGGGAGATCGCCCAGAAGGTCCACGACGAGATCGTCCGCAAGGCGGCCGCCGACCACGTCGGGAGGCGCGCGAAGAGGAAGCTCACGGCCCGGGAGCGCGAACGGTGA
- the rapZ gene encoding RNase adapter RapZ codes for MSEGNRLVIATGLSGSGKSYVAHALEDIGYATVDNLPLSLLEEYVGEVAADRTPRRRNAVVLDVRNPDFATRFPELLETLRARLPITVVFLDCEAKCLLNRFSETRRPHPLGEGRSVAEAVAYERRLLAEVKAKADLVIDTTVMTVHELRAAVAQHFREPGDPGVLAVSLVSFGFKHGLPAALDLCFDVRFLANPHFDARLRPLTGKDAEVARFVEAGELTEPFYRHLAGFLAFCLPNYRRENRAYLTIGIGCTGGRHRSVYVAERLARDLTAMGYPVRVSHRDEALD; via the coding sequence GTGAGTGAAGGGAATCGCCTCGTCATCGCGACGGGGCTCTCGGGATCCGGGAAGAGCTACGTCGCGCACGCGCTCGAGGACATCGGCTACGCGACGGTCGACAACCTTCCGCTGTCGCTCCTGGAGGAGTACGTCGGCGAGGTCGCGGCCGACCGCACGCCGCGCCGGCGCAACGCCGTCGTCCTGGACGTCCGGAACCCGGATTTCGCGACGCGCTTCCCGGAGCTCCTCGAGACGCTCCGCGCGCGCCTTCCGATCACCGTCGTCTTCCTCGACTGCGAGGCGAAGTGCCTTCTGAACCGCTTCTCGGAGACGCGCCGCCCGCACCCGCTCGGCGAGGGCCGGTCCGTGGCCGAGGCCGTGGCCTACGAGCGACGCCTCCTCGCCGAAGTCAAGGCGAAAGCCGACCTCGTGATCGACACGACGGTCATGACCGTTCACGAGCTGCGCGCTGCGGTCGCGCAGCACTTTCGCGAGCCCGGGGACCCCGGAGTCCTGGCGGTGTCGCTCGTCTCGTTCGGGTTCAAGCACGGACTCCCCGCGGCTCTCGACCTCTGCTTCGACGTGCGGTTCCTCGCGAACCCGCACTTCGACGCGCGCCTCCGTCCGCTCACCGGAAAGGACGCCGAGGTGGCGCGATTCGTCGAGGCCGGCGAGCTGACCGAGCCGTTCTACCGGCACCTCGCCGGATTCCTGGCATTCTGCCTTCCCAACTACCGGCGCGAGAACCGCGCGTACCTCACGATCGGGATCGGCTGCACGGGCGGGCGTCACCGCTCGGTCTACGTGGCCGAGCGACTCGCGCGCGACCTGACCGCGATGGGGTACCCCGTGCGGGTCTCGCACCGTGACGAGGCGCTCGACTGA
- a CDS encoding PTS sugar transporter subunit IIA produces the protein MTAPAGPAVGLILLSHGPLANALRETVHMLEPEEPDEIGALSLAWDEATEAATRRLEKAIAGHDRGRGVVILTDMFGGTPSNLALAFLEPGKVEIVSGINLPMVVKARALAREGKSAREIAHVLVERGRRAIVAAAELVDGAAKGKP, from the coding sequence ATGACTGCACCGGCCGGTCCCGCCGTGGGCCTCATCCTCCTGTCGCACGGACCGCTCGCGAACGCCCTGCGCGAGACCGTCCACATGCTCGAGCCCGAAGAGCCGGACGAAATCGGCGCCCTTTCCCTCGCGTGGGACGAGGCGACCGAAGCCGCCACGCGCCGCCTCGAGAAGGCGATCGCCGGCCACGACCGGGGCCGCGGGGTCGTGATTCTCACGGACATGTTCGGCGGAACTCCGTCCAACCTCGCGCTCGCGTTTCTCGAGCCGGGCAAGGTGGAGATCGTGTCGGGCATCAACCTTCCGATGGTCGTGAAGGCCCGCGCTCTCGCCCGCGAGGGCAAGAGCGCCCGCGAGATCGCCCACGTGCTCGTGGAACGCGGCCGGCGCGCGATCGTCGCCGCCGCCGAGCTCGTGGACGGCGCCGCGAAGGGCAAGCCTTGA
- a CDS encoding HPr family phosphocarrier protein, whose amino-acid sequence MKEEVLTLRNRLGLHARAAAKFVHAAANFESKITITKDGDEVDGKSILGLLLLAAGKGTPLLVRAEGPDEDRALAALRDLVDRRFDEAE is encoded by the coding sequence TTGAAGGAAGAGGTCCTGACGCTCCGGAACCGACTCGGTCTCCACGCCCGCGCGGCCGCCAAGTTCGTCCACGCCGCGGCGAATTTCGAGTCGAAGATCACGATCACGAAGGACGGCGACGAGGTGGACGGCAAGAGCATCCTCGGCCTGCTGCTTCTCGCCGCGGGGAAGGGCACGCCTCTTCTCGTGAGGGCCGAGGGGCCCGACGAGGACCGGGCGCTGGCGGCGCTGCGTGACCTCGTCGACCGCCGCTTCGATGAAGCCGAGTAG